A single window of Nicotiana sylvestris chromosome 3, ASM39365v2, whole genome shotgun sequence DNA harbors:
- the LOC138887215 gene encoding uncharacterized protein has protein sequence MNSAQVNYTITEKEFLAIVFAIEKFRPYLMGAKVIVHTDYVVLRCLMSKKDSKSRLMRWVLLLQEFDIDIQDQKGSENQVADHLSRLEEEERPHDGLEINYSFPICTDGVIRRCAPEEEQFEILGACHSSPYSGHHGIARMEAKVLSCGFYWPTLYKDTSDLVKRCDECQRAGGISKKNEMSLTTILEIDIFDVWGIDFMGPFDGLQNTYRNVSIPVGVRKSLSSSGGT, from the exons atgaatagtgcccaagtcaactacaccATTACAGAGAAAGAGTTTcttgctattgtgtttgctattgagaagtttcgcccgtacttgatgggtgcaaaagtAATTGTCCATACAGATTATGTCGTTCTTCGCTGTcttatgagcaagaaagattccaaatcccggttgatgagatgggtacttttgttgcaagagtttgatataGACATCCAAGATCaaaaaggaagtgaaaaccaagtagcggaccacttgtctcgtttaGAGGAGGAGGAGAGGCCACAcgatggccttgaaatcaattaCTCCTTCCCT ATTTGTACGGATGGAGTGATTAGAAGATGTGCACCGGAGGAGGAACAATTtgaaattcttggggcttgtcattcttcgcCATATAGTGGTCACCATGGTATAGCAAGAATGGAGGCCAAAGTGTTAagctgtggtttctattggcccactctCTACAAGGATACAAGTGATCTTGTCAAGcgttgtgatgaatgtcaaagggccggtggaatctcaaagaaaaatgaaatgtcCCTCACCACaattttggagattgatatttttgatgtgtggggtattgacttcatgggtcctttt GATGGCTTACAAAACACCTATCGGAATGTCTCCATACCAGTTGGTGTgcggaaaagcttgtcatcttctggtggaacttga